A single window of Undibacterium sp. 5I1 DNA harbors:
- a CDS encoding sulfite exporter TauE/SafE family protein, protein MLQLIALIIGVTVGAVMGMTGAGGGILAVPALVEAMGWQMQQAMPVALLAVTAGAAVGAIEGFRKNLVRYRAALLMALVGMPLTSVGVLAAQRLPQVWLMGLFAAILFFVASRLFSRRINPAAGQHSPTRVCINSSTGRFELTWITSVVIASIGGIAGLVTGLLGVGGGFVIVPMLRHYTNLSMHGAIATSLFVIALVGSAGVGSAVLHGAVIPLQFTTFFVLSTILGMLLGRRAARLFSETMIQTSFACLLLSVACLFAYRVIVLL, encoded by the coding sequence ATGCTCCAGCTTATTGCTTTGATTATTGGTGTAACCGTCGGCGCAGTCATGGGCATGACTGGCGCAGGTGGCGGCATTTTGGCGGTACCCGCTTTGGTTGAGGCAATGGGCTGGCAAATGCAGCAAGCCATGCCCGTGGCATTGTTAGCCGTCACCGCTGGCGCTGCGGTGGGTGCAATAGAAGGATTTCGAAAAAATCTAGTGCGTTACCGTGCTGCATTACTGATGGCCTTGGTTGGTATGCCCTTAACCTCGGTCGGTGTACTAGCTGCACAGCGCTTGCCACAAGTCTGGTTGATGGGTTTATTCGCTGCGATTTTATTTTTTGTGGCCAGCCGCTTATTCAGCCGAAGAATTAATCCCGCTGCCGGTCAGCATTCACCAACCCGGGTCTGTATCAACAGTAGCACCGGGCGTTTTGAATTGACCTGGATTACCAGCGTAGTCATTGCCTCAATCGGCGGTATCGCAGGTTTAGTCACGGGTTTGTTGGGCGTTGGCGGCGGCTTTGTTATCGTCCCGATGTTGCGGCACTACACCAACCTCAGTATGCATGGCGCGATTGCGACTTCCTTATTTGTGATTGCTTTAGTCGGCAGCGCCGGGGTAGGTAGCGCTGTACTACATGGCGCGGTAATCCCTTTGCAGTTCACAACATTTTTTGTACTGAGTACGATACTTGGCATGCTGCTGGGCAGACGTGCTGCCAGATTATTCAGTGAGACGATGATACAAACTAGCTTTGCTTGTTTGTTGCTATCAGTTGCCTGTTTGTTTGCTTATAGAGTGATAGTTTTGCTTTAA
- a CDS encoding ArsR/SmtB family transcription factor, with the protein MTTQTTESIESTESTESTESTESTEPAGHAFDIAQMRVAAQAASSTLRALGNEDRLLLLCQLSQGEKSVSQLEELLDLHQPSLSQQLGVLRTEGLVDTRRDGKRIYYSVADPKVLHLLQLLYDLYCPKS; encoded by the coding sequence ATGACTACCCAAACAACAGAATCAATAGAATCAACAGAATCAACAGAATCAACAGAATCAACAGAATCAACAGAGCCAGCCGGACATGCGTTTGATATTGCGCAAATGCGTGTCGCTGCGCAAGCTGCCAGCAGCACCTTGCGTGCTTTGGGCAATGAAGATCGCTTACTGCTGCTGTGCCAGCTTAGTCAGGGTGAAAAGTCTGTCAGCCAGCTGGAAGAGCTGCTAGATCTGCATCAACCCAGCTTGTCGCAGCAATTGGGCGTGCTGCGAACCGAAGGTTTAGTCGATACGCGGCGTGACGGAAAGCGCATTTATTACTCTGTCGCCGACCCAAAAGTACTGCATTTATTGCAGCTTTTGTATGACCTGTATTGTCCTAAGTCCTGA
- a CDS encoding diguanylate cyclase domain-containing protein, giving the protein MTLLANIRVRDMSVKTRLTLAVALFFTLAFALLTVFSISVFERTLEKVIDVRQSSLIQNTADEIDQKFELRRSTLIRLAVDLGSVPRNNDNLQSFLEQQHSLDGLFDNFAIFDLKGDLIANMDRPETRGKLNISTRDYFQKSIAEGKVVISSPLKSGVSGRPIVVICVPIFDPRGQMILTLLGTIELTEDSFLANFANEKIGATGYFYIVTAKGFFVTHPDQSRILKNTSDIPGKSYSLDMALNGFEGTTMSTTRQGQDAIFSFKRLKSVDWIVAAVYPSEEAFSPIVEVKRSAIFVSITLLVILLPLAWWFMYRQLAPLQKLRNKVINADTDFDIKLRPKSYPKDEIGELAKSFDDTMARRLLAESALVASENKLRLIADNMSAFIGYIDYNEKYTFVNKQVEKLFGISAKKAIGKTIKEVMEPAFYNQNKPFINQVLNGDWTRYERQAHRNGNAEWDRVTYVPDVNADGMVDGFFVLVEDITEFKRIQTELTASEKRTRTITDNVPALIGYIDANERYQFCNRFYNMIPGLNSEMMIGQTVKDVFGETPYLELKENIQQALKGKAVSFERFTTERGLARYLQYEYVPDVNLDGSTVGFYTMVIDVTDRKEAELKQQSSEGLLRAIADNIPAFVSFIDKEDRFQFVNRPYEAWFNLPLAEIRGRSVLSLLTEPIQQLHTEHFLIALAGEKTEFELQISISGIFNHYKATYAPQRDEAGNVIGVNSLINDITDAKAIETQLLALARFDTLTGLPNRNQLNERLAEATARSTRNQRSIAVMFLDLDRFKSINDTLGHHAGDLVLKEFAFRLKGCIRQTDMVGRLGGDEFVIVLEGLNSQEESEIVGSKIIQAMTTPFNIDGNSRIITTSIGIAISNTKNSSGEDLLNKADEALYLAKKAGRNIFRSLEL; this is encoded by the coding sequence ATGACTTTATTAGCGAATATTCGAGTGCGCGATATGAGTGTAAAAACTCGTTTAACCTTGGCAGTCGCCTTATTTTTTACTCTGGCATTTGCCCTGCTCACCGTATTCTCTATATCCGTATTTGAAAGAACCTTAGAAAAAGTCATCGACGTTCGTCAGTCAAGTCTCATACAAAACACCGCAGATGAGATAGATCAAAAATTTGAATTGAGAAGAAGCACCTTAATCCGTCTGGCGGTTGACCTTGGCTCAGTGCCGAGGAATAACGACAACTTACAAAGTTTTCTTGAGCAACAACATAGCCTCGACGGCTTGTTTGATAATTTTGCGATCTTCGACCTCAAAGGAGACCTAATCGCAAATATGGATAGGCCAGAAACCCGCGGAAAATTAAATATCTCGACCAGAGACTATTTTCAGAAATCGATTGCAGAGGGCAAAGTCGTCATTTCATCACCGTTAAAAAGTGGTGTCTCAGGACGACCAATTGTCGTGATCTGCGTTCCTATTTTTGATCCTAGGGGGCAAATGATCTTGACCTTATTGGGCACCATAGAATTGACTGAAGACAGTTTTTTGGCCAACTTTGCTAATGAGAAAATTGGTGCTACAGGATATTTTTATATCGTAACTGCTAAAGGCTTTTTTGTAACTCACCCAGACCAGTCACGTATCTTAAAGAACACCAGCGATATTCCCGGTAAAAGTTACTCGCTAGATATGGCATTGAATGGGTTTGAAGGGACAACTATGTCCACTACACGGCAGGGACAAGATGCGATATTTTCTTTCAAACGCTTGAAATCTGTGGACTGGATTGTTGCCGCTGTCTACCCGTCTGAGGAAGCATTTAGCCCCATCGTAGAAGTCAAGCGCAGCGCTATTTTTGTCAGCATAACTTTATTAGTGATTCTATTGCCACTTGCCTGGTGGTTTATGTATCGGCAACTAGCGCCGTTACAGAAATTACGCAATAAAGTTATTAACGCAGACACTGATTTTGATATTAAGTTACGCCCAAAAAGCTACCCCAAGGATGAGATTGGAGAACTCGCTAAATCTTTTGACGATACCATGGCCAGACGGTTGCTGGCTGAATCCGCCTTAGTCGCAAGTGAGAATAAATTACGATTAATCGCAGATAATATGTCCGCCTTTATCGGCTACATTGACTACAACGAGAAATATACCTTCGTCAATAAACAAGTTGAAAAACTGTTTGGCATCTCTGCTAAAAAAGCCATTGGCAAGACCATCAAAGAAGTGATGGAGCCTGCTTTTTACAATCAAAATAAACCGTTTATCAATCAAGTCCTCAACGGTGACTGGACACGGTATGAACGTCAGGCGCACAGAAATGGCAATGCTGAATGGGATCGTGTGACGTATGTCCCGGACGTTAACGCAGATGGAATGGTCGATGGATTTTTTGTACTGGTTGAGGACATTACAGAATTTAAACGCATTCAGACAGAATTAACTGCCAGCGAAAAACGTACCAGAACTATTACCGATAATGTACCGGCACTGATTGGCTATATTGATGCTAATGAACGCTATCAATTCTGCAATCGGTTCTACAACATGATTCCAGGTTTAAATTCTGAGATGATGATAGGCCAGACGGTCAAAGACGTTTTTGGCGAAACGCCGTATCTGGAATTGAAGGAAAATATCCAGCAAGCACTGAAAGGAAAAGCGGTCTCTTTTGAGCGCTTTACCACCGAGCGCGGTCTCGCCAGATATCTGCAATATGAATATGTGCCCGACGTTAATCTTGATGGTTCTACGGTCGGTTTTTATACCATGGTCATTGATGTAACTGATCGTAAAGAGGCGGAATTAAAACAGCAGTCCAGCGAGGGATTGTTGCGTGCGATTGCAGACAATATCCCGGCATTCGTCAGCTTTATCGATAAAGAAGATCGCTTTCAATTTGTGAACCGGCCATACGAAGCCTGGTTTAATCTGCCACTTGCAGAGATACGCGGGCGCTCTGTGTTGTCACTACTGACTGAGCCAATTCAGCAACTACACACAGAGCATTTTCTGATTGCGCTTGCAGGTGAAAAAACAGAGTTTGAATTACAAATCAGTATCTCCGGGATTTTTAATCATTACAAAGCGACTTATGCACCGCAACGCGATGAGGCTGGAAACGTGATCGGCGTTAATTCATTAATTAATGATATTACCGACGCCAAAGCGATAGAAACACAACTTCTCGCGCTAGCAAGATTTGATACCTTAACCGGTTTGCCCAACCGTAATCAACTCAACGAAAGATTAGCGGAAGCTACCGCCAGATCAACACGAAATCAGCGATCCATCGCTGTCATGTTTCTTGATCTTGATCGTTTTAAATCCATCAACGATACCCTTGGCCATCACGCAGGCGATCTGGTCCTCAAAGAATTTGCGTTCAGATTAAAAGGCTGCATCCGCCAGACCGACATGGTCGGGCGCTTGGGCGGTGATGAATTTGTGATTGTTCTTGAGGGTTTAAATAGCCAGGAAGAAAGTGAAATTGTAGGATCAAAAATCATCCAGGCAATGACGACTCCCTTCAATATTGATGGCAACTCCAGAATCATCACTACCAGTATCGGGATTGCGATTTCTAACACCAAAAATTCCAGTGGCGAAGATCTCTTGAACAAGGCTGACGAAGCCTTGTATCTGGCTAAAAAAGCGGGACGGAATATTTTTAGAAGTCTTGAACTTTAA
- a CDS encoding MBL fold metallo-hydrolase, whose protein sequence is MSVQLQSFFDATTCTATYVVFDKVAGKTSGHAAVIDSVLNYDPKSGRTSTAGADQIVEFIRSQQLQLDWILETHAHADHLSAAHYLRQQLGGKIAIGAHIRQVQTVFKKLFHLEPDFAVDGSQFDVLFEEDEEFQIGNLTAKALYVPGHTPADMAYQIGDMVFVGDTLFMPDVGTARCDFPGGDAHLLYRSIQKLLSLPESTRLMMCHDYPPTNRAIRLETSVAEQRINNIHVHDGISEAAFVAMRNKRDAGLEMPILILPSVQINIRAGAFPTAEENGISYLKIPLNGI, encoded by the coding sequence ATGTCCGTGCAATTACAAAGCTTCTTTGATGCCACCACTTGCACCGCGACTTATGTGGTCTTTGATAAGGTAGCAGGCAAAACTAGCGGTCATGCTGCCGTGATCGACAGCGTCCTCAATTACGATCCCAAATCCGGGCGCACCAGTACCGCAGGTGCAGATCAGATTGTGGAATTTATTCGCAGCCAGCAATTGCAACTTGATTGGATATTAGAAACCCACGCGCATGCCGATCACTTATCGGCTGCACATTATTTGCGCCAGCAGTTAGGCGGCAAAATTGCGATTGGCGCACATATCCGTCAGGTACAAACAGTATTTAAAAAGCTATTCCATCTGGAGCCGGACTTCGCGGTTGATGGTTCGCAATTTGATGTGCTGTTTGAGGAGGATGAAGAATTCCAGATCGGCAATTTGACCGCCAAGGCCTTATATGTGCCTGGCCACACCCCAGCAGATATGGCATACCAGATCGGCGATATGGTTTTTGTCGGCGACACTTTATTTATGCCCGATGTCGGCACGGCGCGTTGCGACTTCCCGGGTGGCGATGCGCACTTACTGTATCGCTCCATCCAAAAACTATTATCGCTGCCGGAATCGACACGCCTCATGATGTGCCACGACTACCCACCGACCAACCGCGCAATCCGCTTAGAAACCAGTGTGGCCGAGCAAAGGATTAATAACATTCACGTACATGACGGCATCAGTGAGGCCGCGTTTGTAGCAATGCGCAACAAGCGCGATGCGGGTTTAGAGATGCCAATATTAATTTTGCCGTCGGTGCAAATCAATATCCGCGCTGGTGCTTTTCCGACAGCGGAAGAAAACGGGATTAGCTACTTAAAAATCCCGCTCAATGGCATATGA
- a CDS encoding YeeE/YedE family protein produces MNIEWAVFTPVSALLGGALIGLAASLLILMNGRVAGISGIVAGLLRPVRGDWWWRLAFVLGLLSAPLVYGVFATLPIIKIESGWPAIIIAGLLVGIGTRYGSGCTSGHGVCGLSRLSPRSLMATIAFMAAGFVTVFILRHGLTNLTGVL; encoded by the coding sequence ATGAATATTGAATGGGCCGTTTTTACCCCGGTTTCTGCTTTGCTTGGCGGTGCTTTAATCGGTCTCGCCGCATCGCTGCTGATCTTAATGAATGGTCGGGTTGCTGGCATTAGCGGCATCGTTGCCGGATTGTTGCGACCGGTGCGGGGTGATTGGTGGTGGCGTCTGGCGTTTGTGCTGGGTTTACTGAGCGCGCCTTTGGTGTACGGCGTATTTGCCACTTTGCCTATAATAAAAATTGAGTCTGGTTGGCCGGCCATCATCATTGCCGGTTTGCTGGTCGGCATCGGTACACGTTATGGTTCAGGCTGTACCAGCGGGCACGGCGTATGTGGTTTGTCGCGTTTATCGCCACGTTCTTTAATGGCAACCATCGCGTTTATGGCAGCCGGTTTTGTCACCGTTTTCATCCTCCGGCATGGTTTGACCAATTTAACCGGAGTTCTATGA
- a CDS encoding DUF6691 family protein, which yields MMPLFFSGLAGLIFGLGLILAGMADPVKVLGFLDLGGAWDPSLALVMAGAIAVASGAFWFARRRQRQYQHQHQQSLLGLPIHFPTGTQIDRRLIFGSLLFGMGWGIAGICPGPALVLLGGGFGKGALFVLAMLVGMQVFTWLEKFYASTRKQSDQ from the coding sequence ATGATGCCGCTATTTTTCTCTGGATTGGCGGGACTGATTTTTGGTCTGGGACTGATTTTGGCGGGCATGGCTGATCCGGTCAAAGTGCTTGGTTTTTTAGATCTGGGCGGCGCTTGGGATCCATCATTGGCCTTGGTGATGGCGGGTGCGATTGCGGTAGCTAGTGGTGCATTTTGGTTTGCGCGTCGACGTCAGCGTCAATATCAGCACCAACATCAACAGTCGCTGCTTGGTTTGCCTATACATTTTCCGACTGGCACGCAGATCGATCGTCGTCTCATTTTCGGTAGTCTGCTGTTTGGTATGGGTTGGGGAATCGCCGGAATTTGCCCGGGCCCGGCGCTGGTTTTGCTGGGTGGCGGCTTTGGCAAAGGCGCCTTGTTTGTGCTGGCGATGCTGGTCGGCATGCAGGTGTTTACTTGGTTAGAAAAATTCTATGCTTCTACACGAAAACAATCTGATCAATAA